The following proteins are encoded in a genomic region of Oncorhynchus kisutch isolate 150728-3 linkage group LG6, Okis_V2, whole genome shotgun sequence:
- the LOC109893306 gene encoding F-box/LRR-repeat protein 20: MGKEVNGVSRSRFEMFSNSDEAVINKKLPKELLLRIFSFLDVVTLCRCAQVSRSWNVLALDGSNWQRIDLFDFQRDIEGRVVENISKRCGGFLRKLSLRGCLGVGDSALRTFSQNCRNIELLSLNGCTKITDSTCNSLSKFCPKLKHLDLASCTSITNLSLKALSEGCPLLEQLNISWCDQVTKDGIQALVRCCPGLKGLFLKGCTQLEDEALKHIGAHCPELVTLNLQTCSQITDEGLITICRGCHHLQSLCVSGCANITDAILHALGLNCPRLRILEVARCSQLTDVGFTTLARNCHELEKMDLEECVQITDGTLIQLSIHCPHLQVLSLSHCELITDDGIRHLGSGPCAHDRLEVIELDNCPLITDASLEHLKTCHSLDRIELYDCQQITRAGIKRLRTHLPNIKVHAYFAPVTPPPSVGGSRQRFCRCCILL, encoded by the exons AATCTTCTCCTTTCTGGATGTGGTGACACTCTGTCGCTGTGCCCAGGTCTCACGG tcgtGGAATGTGCTCGCCCTGGACGGCAGTAATTGGCAGAGGATTGACCTTTTCGACTTTCAGAGAGATATTGAG gGGCGAGTGGTGGAGAACATCTCGAAACGATGTGGGGGATTCCTGAGGAAGTTGAGTCTGCGGGGCTGTCTGGGGGTGGGGGACAGCGCTCTGAG aacctTCTCCCAGAACTGCAGGAATATTGAGCTGCTTAGTTTGAATGGCTGCACCAAGATTACTGACAG CACATGTAATAGCCTCAGTAAGTTCTGTCCCAAGCTCAAGCACTTGGACCTCGCCTCCTGTACCTCAATCACCAACCTGTCACTCAAAGCACTCAG CGAGGGCTGTCCTCTGTTAGAGCAGCTTAACATCTCGTGGTGTGACCAGGTGACTAAGGATGGCATCCAGGCCTTGGTACGATGCTGTCCCGGACTCAAAGGCCTTTTCCTCAAGGGCTGCACACAG TTGGAGGATGAAGCACTGAAGCACATTGGTGCACACTGTCCAGAGCTGGTCACTCTCAACTTACAGACGTGTTCG CAGATCACAGACGAAGGTCTCATTACTATATGCCGGGGCTGTCACCATCTGCAGTCGCTGTGTGTCTCAGGTTGTGCCAACATCACAGACGCCATCCTCCACGCCTTGGGACTGAACTGCCCGCGCCTCAG AATATTAGAGGTGGCTCGCTGCTCTCAGCTCACAGATGTGGGCTTCACTACACTAGCAAGG AATTGTCATGAGCTGGAAAAAATGGACCTGGAAGAGTGTGTGCAG ATCACGGACGGCACACTTATCCAGTTGTCCATCCACTGCCCTCATCTGCAAGTTCTG AGCCTGTCTCACTGTGAGCTGATTACTGACGATGGCATCAGACATCTGGGAAGCGGGCCCTGTGCCCACGACCGGCTGGAGGTGATCGAGCTGGACAACTGCCCCCTGATCACGGACGCCTCGCTGGAGCACCTGAAGACCTGCCACAGCCTGGACCGCATCGAGCTCTACGACTGCCAGCAGATCACCCGCGCAGGCATTAAGAGACTAAGG ACCCATTTACCTAACATCAAAGTGCACGCGTATTTCGCCCCCGTCACCCCACCCCCCTCGGTTGGGGGGAGTCGCCAGAGATTCTGTCGCTGCTGTATCCTGCTATGA